One genomic window of Caenorhabditis elegans chromosome I includes the following:
- the prg-1 gene encoding Piwi-like protein 1 (Confirmed by transcript evidence), with product MASGSGRGRGRGSGSNNSGGKDQKYLGTIQPDLFIRQQGQSKTGSSGQPQKCFANFIPIEMTQSDYSIYQYHVEFEPTVDSKANREKMLRDNNVTDEIGHHFVFDGMILYLKEEWEQNQMIEVQHPIDRSLICIRFKQTNRFLVDDPQTINIFNTIIRRSFDALQLTQLGRNYFNWGDSRAVPDYNMSILPGYETAIRMYEENFMLCVENRFKMVREESMYILFHKELRSCQNNPQRVQEKMNEMYGGTTIITRYNNKLHRYTRLDYSISPLSEFVKDGQSITLKEYFKNQYGIEITVDDQPIIISEGKPKQPGEPPQVSYIVPELCFPTGLTDEMRKDFKMMKEIAKHTRMSPQQRLVESRKLIVDLSKNEKVMECFKYWGISLGQDLANVQARVLKSEPLQGKKTYEGKQAEWARGVKECGIYRGSNMTNWIVIGPGSGNSGLLSQKFIEEARRLGKILQVQLGEPMCVPIRGISPNDYLEGVKGAIKQVDGEDIHMLVVMLADDNKTRYDSLKKFLCVECPIPNQCVNLRTLAGKSKDGGENKNLGSIVLKIVLQMICKTGGALWKVNIPLKNTMIVGYDLYHDSTLKGKTVGACVSTTSNDFTQFYSQTRPHENPTQLGNNLTHFVRKALKQYYDSNDQTLPSRLILYRDGAGDGQIPYIKNTEVKLVRDACDAVTDKAAELSNKVQEKIKLAFIIVTKRVNMRILKQGSSLDNAINPQPGTVVDTTVTRPERMDFYLVPQFVNQGTVTPVSYNIIHDDTDLGPDKHQQLAFKLCHLYYNWQGTVRVPAPCQYAHKLAFLTAQSLHDDANGCLRDKLFFL from the exons ATGGCATCTGGAAGTGGTCGCGGGAGAGGCCGTGGTTCAGGATCGAACAACAGTGGAGGAAAGGACCAGAAATATCTGGGTACTATCCAACCCGATCTTTTCATTCGTCAGCAAGGACAATCGAAAACTGGAAGCTCTGGCCAACCGCAAAAATGTTTCGCCAACTTCATCCCGATTGAAATGACTCAAAGCGACTACAGCATCTATCAGTACCACGTCGAGTTTGAACCCACCGTTGATTCGAAGGCTAACAGGGAAAAGATGCTGCGTGATAATAACGTCACCGATGAAATCGGGCATCATTTTGTTTTCGACGGAATGATTCTCTATCTGAAGGAGGAGTGGGAACAAAAT CAAATGATTGAGGTTCAACACCCTATCGACAGATCGTTAATTTGCATCCGATTCAAGCAAACAAATCGTTTCCTCGTCGATGATCCTCAAACCATCAACATCTTCAATACGATCATTCGTCGTAGTTTCGATGCGTTGCAGCTAACACAACTTGGTCGCAACTACTTCAACTGGGGAGATTCTCGTGCTGTGCCAGATTACAATATGAGCATCTTGCCTGGTTATGAGACGGCGATCCGCATGTATGAGGAAAATTTCATGCTTTGCGTTGAAAATCGTTTCAAGATGGTCCGCGAAGAGTCGATGTACATTCTC tttcataAGGAACTACGATCGTGCCAGAACAATCCACAACGCGTTCAAGAGAAAATGAATGAGATGTACGGTGGTACCACTATTATCACTCGATACAACAACAAGTTGCACCGTTACACCAGGCTCGATTATTCTATCAGCCCGCTCAGTGAATTCGTGAAGGATGGGCAATCCATCACCCTGAAAGAGTACTTCAAGAATCAATATGGCATTGAGATCACTGTTGATGATCAACCCATCATc ATCTCTGAAGGAAAGCCAAAGCAACCAGGAGAGCCTCCACAGGTCAGTTACATTGTTCCCGAACTGTGCTTCCCGACTGGGCTAACGGATGAGATGCGAAAGGACTTCAAGATGATGAAGGAGATCGCAAAGCACACTCGCATGTCTCCGCAGCAAAGACTTGTTGAGAGCCGAAAACTGATTGTGGATTTGAGTAAGAACGAGAAGGTTATGGAGTGCTTCAAATACTGGGGCATTTCTCTCGGACAAGACCTTGCAAATGTTCAAGCTAGAGTGCTGAAATCAGAACCTCTCCAAGGAAAGAAAACATACGAAGGAAAGCAAGCAGAGTGGGCACGTGGCGTGAAGGAATGCGGTATTTACCGTGGTTCCAACATGACGAACTGGATTGTTATCGGGCCTGGATCGGGAAATTCGGGGCTGCTGTCGCAGAAGTTCATTG AGGAGGCTCGTCGTCTTGGTAAAATACTTCAAGTGCAGCTGGGAGAGCCGATGTGTGTCCCTATTCGTGGAATCTCGCCAAACGACTACTTGGAAGGAGTGAAAGGTGCGATCAAGCAAGTTGATGGGGAGGACATTCACATGCTCGTCGTAATGCTCGCTGACGACAACAAAACGAGATACGACAGTCTCAAAAAGTTCCTATGTGTCGAGTGCCCCATTCCCAACCAATGCGTGAACTTGCGTACGCTGGCCGGAAAGTCCAAGGACGGAGGAGAGAACAAAAACTTGGGTTCAATTGTTCTGAAGATAGTACTGCAAATGATCTGCAAGACTGGTGGAGCTCTTTGGAAGGTGAACATTCCG CTTAAAAACACAATGATCGTCGGCTACGATCTGTACCACGACTCGACATTGAAAGGAAAAACTGTCGGTGCTTGCGTGTCCACAACTTCCAACGACTTCACACAGTTCTATTCTCAAACAAGACCTCATGAGAATCCAACTCAACTCGGAAATAATTTGACCCACTTTGTTCGAA aagcctTGAAGCAGTATTACGATAGCAACGACCAAACTCTGCCGAGCCGCTTGATCCTCTACAGAGATGGTGCTGGCGACGGACAGATTCCGTATATCAAGAACACCGAAGTCAAACTGGTTCGAGACGCGTGTGACGCTGTGACCGACAAAGCTGCGGAACTGAGCAACAAGGTTCAGGAAAAGATCAAACTCGCATTTATCATTGTCACGAAACGCGTGAACATGCGTATTCTCAA gcagGGATCGTCGCTTGATAATGCTATCAATCCTCAACCGGGTACCGTTGTTGACACAACTGTCACTCGTCCGGAGAGAATGGACTTCTACTTGGTTCCACAGTTCGTCAACCAGGGAACTGTAACACCTGTATCCTACAATATCATTCACGATGATACTGATCTTGGGCCAGACAAGCATCAACAG CTTGCATTCAAGTTGTGCCACCTCTACTACAACTGGCAGGGAACAGTTCGTGTTCCTGCTCCATGTCAATACGCCCACAAACTCGCAT
- the D2030.11 gene encoding Centromere/kinetochore protein zw10 homolog (Confirmed by transcript evidence), giving the protein MLHEFVEMVQDIHKIDSEIKELKSAEKAVQRCEKMGLKVSHNEEFHEKLSVKMDEAVQRKMSKLDEKSEQLDKIFRCLMSMSSEAPTSQNFEEDSELVSQHLSALKAFLRSDRSTSCPVLTLPVEQAVRRLLNNPI; this is encoded by the exons ATGCTCCACGAATTCGTTGAAATGGTACAGGATATTCATAAAATCGattcagaaattaaagaaTTGAAATCGGCAGAGAAAGCAGTTCAAAGATGTGAGAAGATGGGTTTGAAAGTATCACACAATGAAGagtttcacgaaaaattaaGC GTAAAAATGGACGAAGCGGTTCaacgaaaaatgtcaaaattggatgaaaaatcTGAGCAGCTGGACAAAATCTTCCGGTGTTTGATGAGCATGAGTTCAGAAGCTCCCACATCACAAAACTTCGAAGAAGACTCAGAATTGGTGTCTCAGCATTTGTCAGCG ctaAAAGCGTTTCTAAGATCTGATCGAAGTACAAGTTGTCCAGTGCTCACACTTCCAGTGGAACAAGCCGTTCGGAGATTACTCAACAATCCAATTTAG
- the D2030.7 gene encoding C2H2-type domain-containing protein (Confirmed by transcript evidence) produces MNVDEDCYFASLTHGLNTDCRRANAKMKETLKNYNFSAFLVEQNCLRCPNNDCNLSFVLILQKTEFFRLKRDVVFEVRPTIVVHRSFKELVSADRKIRQDITEKNTVGVQASVETVNKFVDACPSICNIQSQTDIMAEKMHIGIQTEEVKFVSEISALGITEVECQNVFPTSFIKTEPVSTSPVRTMEVQQDNDDDDVMFIEIRPRIHEFPSTREIKQEENTTEDTVHLEKVIPEDSVRDVKDEPISEPVEQETSSSSISKELGDSGSSKFSDVADNHTASLNLSMLSQRSTVTSSSISQSIPTPRGRDTPSAAKRAKFSDVEMCRICWDVTFFTTLEEYCNHVQDRHCSVARFKCSSCERKFWDIRSGTQHLKAHNEDGAGNSISHILPEISEEHLSKFINVANQCYPETFRNTQSEKILDIINALP; encoded by the exons ATGAATGTAGATGAAGATTGCTATTTTGCGAGCTTAACTCATGGTCTAAACACCGACTGTCGCCGAGCGAATgcgaaaatgaaagaaactctg aaaaactacaatttctCAGCTTTTCTTGTTGAGCAAAACTGTTTGCGATGCCCAAATAATGACTGT AATCTCTCGTTTGTCCTGATTTTACAGAAGACGGagttttttcgattgaaaagaGATGTTGTATTTGAAGTTCGACCAACAATCGTTGTTCATCGATCATTCAAAGAGCTTGTTTCCGCCGATCGCAAGATCAGACAGGATATTACCGAGAAAAACACCGTTGGAGTTCAG GCTTCCGTTGAAACGGTAAACAAATTTGTCGACGCTTGCCCTTCTATCTGTAATATTCAATCTCAGACTGATATCATGGCCGAAAAGATGCATATCGGAATTCAAACCGAAGAAGTCAAATTCGTTAGTGAAATTTCCGCTCTGGGAATAACAGAAGTAGaatgccaaaatgtttttcctaCTTCTTTTATCAAGACTGAACCAGTATCAACATCTCCAGTTCGAACCATGGAAGTTCAGCAAGACAACGATGATGACGATGTGATG TTCATTGAGATTCGCCCACGAATTCATGAATTTCCTTCAACGAGAGAAATAAAGCAGGAAGAGAATACTACAGAAGACACAGTCCACTTAGAAAAGGTGATTCCAGAGGATTCTGTTCGTGACGTAAAAGATGAACCAATCAGTGAGCCTGTGGAGCAGGAAACATCTTCTTCGTCTATCAGCAAAGAACTTGGTGACTCTGGCAGCTCGAAGTTCTCTGATGTTGCTGACAATCATACTGCATCCCTTAATCTTTCAATGTTATCTCAACGTTCAACAGTGACTTCATCATCAATTTCCCAGTCTATTC caactCCACGTGGAAGGGATACCCCAAGTGCCGCGAAGAGAGCCAAATTTTCCGACGTTGAAATGTGCCGAATTTGTTGGGACGTAACATTCTTCACTACACTTGAAGAATATTGCAATCACGTTCAAGATCGTCACTGCTCTGT CGCACGCTTCAAATGCAGCTCTTGCGAGAGAAAATTTTGGGACATTCGCTCAGGAACTCAACACTTGAAGGCTCATAATGAAGACGGAGCAGGGAATTCCATTAGTCATATTCTTCCagaaat TTCCGAAGAACATCTCTCCAAATTTATCAATGTTGCGAATCAGTGTTACCCGGAAACATTTCGTAATACTCAATCTGAAAAGATTTTGGACATC ATAAATGCTCTTCCATGA